Proteins from a genomic interval of Watersipora subatra chromosome 10, tzWatSuba1.1, whole genome shotgun sequence:
- the LOC137405774 gene encoding E3 ubiquitin-protein ligase RNF13-like isoform X2: MDGSCLLLPILLLLSHVQSSIAQYDSPYGIIETTSLNASGLIGHYNYVEADFGPELPSDSDQFFKGVLHEPFSHNECDNFSKPPTYTSVTSWVALIERTKPGSKSCEFISKVYAAQLSGYSAVIIYDYKDTDDGTLIPMHSDNVTMRSLVKIPSVFVSYTSGIALCLASYDKHSDQMIVAEFHPQGGDIINPYKILIPMAFSFIGILLVAIIVMIVRWCHAFRRRRRSRISKAQLKKLPLVEYQLGDQYDCCAICLDDYLAGEKVRQLPCAHTFHKKCVDPWLLKSKRTCPVCKRRVIPRKPRRNRYVRLSDSSESEDVEEGRMANERRPLLGAPGARAGASSESDEDMRSYGAVGDHQPSLNRIPEESGISPPNRLRPPFRQRPAHFADDEDSDDDVDLRNPSHFLTGASFSSQLADAHSLHSMPSDANHSIVPPLSPTQQDEADRRRAIDLEESVERSNDDASSVLASDTHQNVII, encoded by the exons ATGGATGGCTCTTGCCTGTTACTCCCTATACTGCTGCTGCTCAGCCATGTACAGTCAAGCATAGCACAATACGATTCTCCGTATGGTATTATTGAGACG ACGAGTCTGAATGCCAGCGGCCTGATTGGTCACTATAATTATGTGGAAGCAGATTTTGGTCCCGAACTGCCATCGGATTCTGACCAATTCTTCAAG GGTGTGCTACATGAACCCTTCTCACATAATGAGTGTGACAACTTCTCTAAACCGCCCACCTATACGAGTGTGACTAGCTGGGTCGCCCTCATCGAGCGAACTAAGCCTGGTTCCAAATCCTGCGAATTTATAAGTAAG GTATATGCGGCCCAGCTGAGTGGCTATTCTGCAGTTATCATATACGACTATAAAGATACGGATGATGGTACTCTCATTCCTATGCACAGTGACAATG TCACAATGAGGAGCTTGGTGAAAATACCATCAGTGTTTGTGAGTTATACGTCTGGTATAGCTCTCTGTCTTGCCAGCTATGACAAGCACTCAGATCAAAT GATTGTGGCAGAGTTCCACCCACAAGGAGGGGATATAATAAACCCATACAAGATACTCATTCCAATGGCTTTCTCGTTCATCGGCATACTTCTTGTAGCTATAATCGTCATG ATTGTTCGGTGGTGTCACGCTTTCAGGAGACGCAGGCGCTCACGAATATCTAAGGCTCAGTTGAAGAAGTTACCACTCGTAGAGTACCAGCTAGGGGACCAGTACGACTGCTGCGCGATTTGTCTAGATGACTACCTAGCTGGAGAAAAAGTGAGACAACTCCCTTGCGCTCACA CGTTTCATAAGAAGTGTGTCGACCCCTGGCTGCTGAAGAGCAAGCGGACATGCCCTGTCTGTAAGCGCAGAGTCATCCCGAGGAAGCCCCGTCGCAACCGATACGTGAGACTGTCGGACTCGAGTGAGTCGGAGGATGTGGAGGAAGGAAGGATGGCTAATGAGCGGAGGCCCTTGCTCGGGGCTCCAGGAGCTCGGGCAGGTGCTTCTAGCGAAAGCGACGAGGATATGAGAAGCTATGGAGCGGTTGGCGATCACCAGCCTA GCTTGAACAGGATCCCAGAGGAATCTGGAATTTCACCACCTAATCGTTTGCGCCCTCCTTTCCGGCAGCGACCAGCACATTTCGCTGATGATGAGGATTCAGATGACGACGTTGATCTAAGAAATCCGAGTCACTTCCTGACTGGT GCTTCCTTCTCCTCCCAACTGGCAGATGCCCACAGCCTTCATTCAATGCCAAGTGATGCAAACCATAGTATTGTGCCTCCGCTATCACCCACTCAACAAGATGAGGCGGATCGTCGCCGCGCCATCGATCTCGAGGAATCTGTTGAACGAAGCAACGATGACGCTTCCTCCGTGCTCGCCAGTGACACTCACCAAAATGTCATAATATAA
- the LOC137405774 gene encoding E3 ubiquitin-protein ligase RNF13-like isoform X1, with protein sequence MDGSCLLLPILLLLSHVQSSIAQYDSPYGIIETTSLNASGLIGHYNYVEADFGPELPSDSDQFFKGVLHEPFSHNECDNFSKPPTYTSVTSWVALIERTKPGSKSCEFISKVYAAQLSGYSAVIIYDYKDTDDGTLIPMHSDNVTMRSLVKIPSVFVSYTSGIALCLASYDKHSDQMIVAEFHPQGGDIINPYKILIPMAFSFIGILLVAIIVMVCVHIVRWCHAFRRRRRSRISKAQLKKLPLVEYQLGDQYDCCAICLDDYLAGEKVRQLPCAHTFHKKCVDPWLLKSKRTCPVCKRRVIPRKPRRNRYVRLSDSSESEDVEEGRMANERRPLLGAPGARAGASSESDEDMRSYGAVGDHQPSLNRIPEESGISPPNRLRPPFRQRPAHFADDEDSDDDVDLRNPSHFLTGASFSSQLADAHSLHSMPSDANHSIVPPLSPTQQDEADRRRAIDLEESVERSNDDASSVLASDTHQNVII encoded by the exons ATGGATGGCTCTTGCCTGTTACTCCCTATACTGCTGCTGCTCAGCCATGTACAGTCAAGCATAGCACAATACGATTCTCCGTATGGTATTATTGAGACG ACGAGTCTGAATGCCAGCGGCCTGATTGGTCACTATAATTATGTGGAAGCAGATTTTGGTCCCGAACTGCCATCGGATTCTGACCAATTCTTCAAG GGTGTGCTACATGAACCCTTCTCACATAATGAGTGTGACAACTTCTCTAAACCGCCCACCTATACGAGTGTGACTAGCTGGGTCGCCCTCATCGAGCGAACTAAGCCTGGTTCCAAATCCTGCGAATTTATAAGTAAG GTATATGCGGCCCAGCTGAGTGGCTATTCTGCAGTTATCATATACGACTATAAAGATACGGATGATGGTACTCTCATTCCTATGCACAGTGACAATG TCACAATGAGGAGCTTGGTGAAAATACCATCAGTGTTTGTGAGTTATACGTCTGGTATAGCTCTCTGTCTTGCCAGCTATGACAAGCACTCAGATCAAAT GATTGTGGCAGAGTTCCACCCACAAGGAGGGGATATAATAAACCCATACAAGATACTCATTCCAATGGCTTTCTCGTTCATCGGCATACTTCTTGTAGCTATAATCGTCATGGTATGTGTGCAT ATTGTTCGGTGGTGTCACGCTTTCAGGAGACGCAGGCGCTCACGAATATCTAAGGCTCAGTTGAAGAAGTTACCACTCGTAGAGTACCAGCTAGGGGACCAGTACGACTGCTGCGCGATTTGTCTAGATGACTACCTAGCTGGAGAAAAAGTGAGACAACTCCCTTGCGCTCACA CGTTTCATAAGAAGTGTGTCGACCCCTGGCTGCTGAAGAGCAAGCGGACATGCCCTGTCTGTAAGCGCAGAGTCATCCCGAGGAAGCCCCGTCGCAACCGATACGTGAGACTGTCGGACTCGAGTGAGTCGGAGGATGTGGAGGAAGGAAGGATGGCTAATGAGCGGAGGCCCTTGCTCGGGGCTCCAGGAGCTCGGGCAGGTGCTTCTAGCGAAAGCGACGAGGATATGAGAAGCTATGGAGCGGTTGGCGATCACCAGCCTA GCTTGAACAGGATCCCAGAGGAATCTGGAATTTCACCACCTAATCGTTTGCGCCCTCCTTTCCGGCAGCGACCAGCACATTTCGCTGATGATGAGGATTCAGATGACGACGTTGATCTAAGAAATCCGAGTCACTTCCTGACTGGT GCTTCCTTCTCCTCCCAACTGGCAGATGCCCACAGCCTTCATTCAATGCCAAGTGATGCAAACCATAGTATTGTGCCTCCGCTATCACCCACTCAACAAGATGAGGCGGATCGTCGCCGCGCCATCGATCTCGAGGAATCTGTTGAACGAAGCAACGATGACGCTTCCTCCGTGCTCGCCAGTGACACTCACCAAAATGTCATAATATAA